A genomic stretch from Thermoplasmata archaeon includes:
- a CDS encoding 2-dehydropantoate 2-reductase, with product MISIHIVVMGAGATGGYLGGLLARGGEDVTFVARGAQLDAMRQRGLTIKSPAQDDVQLKVKATGDVGSIRHDVDLIMFCVKTYDVDTAVETIKPIVGPRTVVLPIQNGVDTADRLCRVLGERHLLGGLAYMSVAVDEPGIIDLKSASVRLIFGELEGGLTTRVEAVQDCLARSGIHAEVHPNVRQALWEKFVFICGVNGVTTVTRLPLGTILATQETAAFLKSVMSEAASVALKKGIALSADSVERAFSTAGRMGPDVRGSMYYDLVSGKRLELEALNGAVVRLGRAFNVPTPYNFAVYACLKPFMNGQPVPRRQ from the coding sequence GTGATTTCGATTCACATTGTCGTCATGGGCGCAGGTGCGACCGGTGGCTATCTCGGGGGATTGCTTGCACGCGGAGGGGAGGACGTTACATTTGTTGCACGAGGCGCCCAGCTAGACGCGATGCGTCAACGAGGACTTACGATAAAGTCACCTGCCCAGGACGACGTCCAATTGAAGGTCAAGGCCACAGGGGATGTAGGCAGCATTCGGCACGATGTGGACCTCATCATGTTCTGTGTGAAGACCTATGACGTCGATACGGCAGTGGAGACGATCAAACCGATAGTCGGACCCAGAACCGTGGTCCTTCCAATCCAGAACGGCGTCGACACCGCGGACAGACTCTGTCGAGTACTCGGAGAGAGACATCTTCTCGGGGGACTAGCGTATATGTCCGTTGCAGTCGATGAACCCGGAATCATTGACCTTAAGTCAGCCTCCGTGAGATTGATCTTCGGCGAACTCGAAGGTGGTTTGACGACCCGTGTAGAAGCGGTCCAAGACTGTCTTGCTCGATCGGGAATTCACGCGGAAGTGCACCCGAACGTGCGGCAGGCTCTGTGGGAGAAGTTCGTCTTCATTTGTGGTGTGAACGGAGTGACGACCGTGACAAGGCTCCCTCTGGGAACCATACTGGCGACCCAGGAAACGGCGGCATTCCTGAAGTCTGTGATGTCTGAGGCCGCAAGCGTTGCGCTGAAGAAGGGAATCGCACTCTCCGCAGATTCCGTTGAGAGAGCCTTCTCGACGGCGGGAAGGATGGGTCCAGATGTGCGAGGGTCGATGTATTATGACCTTGTGTCCGGAAAGCGCCTGGAACTGGAGGCTTTGAATGGGGCGGTCGTAAGGCTGGGCCGAGCCTTCAACGTGCCTACTCCTTACAACTTCGCTGTCTACGCATGCCTGAAGCCCTTTATGAACGGGCAACCGGTACCGAGACGGCAATAA
- a CDS encoding class I SAM-dependent methyltransferase, whose product MHALPSGRRFAAPLGVGMGVEPSAAMGRIARRRGIVVVRGAAEALPFANGAFEGALFVTTICFVDDLAASLREAHRVLRPGGAILVGFVDRESPLGHEYANRKAENPFYRTATFYSAGELAGSMEREGFHGFAYAQTIFHPLDQIRDVEPTTEGHGRGSFVVMRAIKPGTARLSATADSP is encoded by the coding sequence ATGCATGCGCTTCCATCCGGGCGTCGCTTCGCGGCGCCCCTAGGCGTGGGGATGGGCGTGGAGCCGTCGGCGGCGATGGGGCGGATTGCACGGCGACGGGGCATCGTCGTCGTTCGTGGTGCGGCCGAGGCTCTTCCCTTTGCCAACGGCGCCTTCGAGGGCGCCCTTTTCGTGACGACGATCTGCTTCGTTGACGACTTGGCAGCGTCGCTTCGGGAGGCCCACCGGGTACTTCGGCCCGGCGGAGCCATCCTCGTCGGATTCGTAGATCGGGAGAGCCCCCTGGGGCACGAATACGCGAATCGGAAGGCGGAGAACCCCTTCTATCGGACGGCAACGTTCTACTCGGCCGGGGAGCTCGCGGGCAGCATGGAACGAGAGGGGTTCCACGGCTTCGCCTACGCCCAGACGATCTTCCACCCCCTCGATCAGATCCGGGACGTCGAACCCACCACGGAGGGACACGGGCGCGGATCTTTCGTGGTCATGAGAGCGATCAAGCCCGGGACGGCGCGTCTCAGCGCGACCGCAGACAGCCCCTGA
- a CDS encoding DUF1761 domain-containing protein: MALMLSLTTGFVVSFVVATIVTMIIVMIWYARPVFGRRWMRALGRTEAQQQEGMKGQGKAIVAAFFTNLLLAAFLAWFLQELSITKALDGAIIGFLIWLGFVATTSAPSVFFEKRPAAVYAIDNACMFVSFIVMGALIPLVQSYIM; this comes from the coding sequence ATGGCCCTCATGCTATCCTTGACTACCGGCTTCGTGGTGTCCTTCGTCGTCGCGACCATCGTGACCATGATCATCGTAATGATTTGGTATGCACGCCCGGTGTTCGGACGCCGATGGATGAGGGCCCTGGGTAGGACGGAGGCCCAGCAGCAGGAAGGGATGAAAGGCCAGGGCAAGGCCATTGTCGCGGCCTTCTTCACGAACCTGCTCCTCGCCGCGTTCCTCGCCTGGTTCCTCCAGGAACTCAGCATCACGAAGGCGCTGGACGGGGCAATCATTGGGTTCCTGATCTGGCTGGGATTCGTGGCCACCACAAGCGCGCCGTCCGTGTTCTTCGAGAAGCGGCCTGCGGCGGTCTACGCCATCGACAATGCGTGCATGTTCGTGAGCTTCATCGTGATGGGAGCCCTGATCCCCCTCGTCCAGAGCTACATCATGTGA
- a CDS encoding GNAT family N-acetyltransferase translates to MAQPVAIRAATVNDYSRCLPLFDSLYHGDLGPDFKRTFEDYVAGGVVLVAERSRKLVGVLVGSYRLDMDWEGRTATLDALVVDETQRRGKVGTGLVERFVSLAQGQGCKAVKSRVNEKNTQAQRFHESLGFTRSPTYEYTVDLAEPR, encoded by the coding sequence ATGGCGCAACCTGTGGCGATTCGGGCTGCGACGGTCAACGACTACTCTCGGTGCTTGCCCCTGTTTGATTCCCTGTACCACGGGGACCTCGGCCCGGACTTCAAGCGAACCTTCGAAGACTACGTCGCAGGAGGCGTTGTCCTCGTCGCGGAGCGATCTCGGAAGCTCGTAGGAGTCCTCGTGGGGAGTTACCGTCTCGACATGGACTGGGAAGGAAGGACCGCCACACTCGACGCGTTGGTCGTGGATGAGACGCAGAGAAGGGGAAAAGTCGGGACAGGCCTCGTGGAGCGGTTCGTCTCGCTGGCTCAGGGGCAGGGGTGCAAGGCGGTCAAGTCGAGAGTCAACGAGAAGAACACACAAGCACAGCGCTTCCACGAGAGCCTCGGCTTCACACGGTCACCCACCTACGAATACACCGTGGACTTGGCAGAGCCACGCTGA